The Candidatus Methanoperedens sp. genomic interval TGTTAACAGGCGCGATTGTTTTAATAGCCGGTAACGGAAGGGCTTCGAGGCAGATATAATGGATCTTTTCACTCATGCGTTATTTCCATATCTGTTCGGGAATTATTTCAAAAAAAAGAAAGAAGAGATCACAGCTTTTGTTCTCGGCGGCATTGCCCCGGATTTTGATATTTTTCTCTTGTTGATACAATATCTTTACCCTACTTTTTTCCTGATCACCCACAGGGGTATAGCCCATTCGATTTTCTTTGGGTTTTTCACCGGGGTTATTGTATTATATCTTGCTTCCAGTAACGCTATTAAGAAGAGAATTCAGAAGTACATCGATTTTAAACCCGTATTCTCGCGCCGCAACATAGTGTATGCTTTCGCAGGTATTGTTGTCCACCTTGCCCTTGATTATTCAACATCAGGAGGTATACCGCTGTTTTATCCGTTTGATACGACAAGATATTCTGCCGAATTATTCTTTTATACGGACTTATATCTAACAATAGCCAGCCTGATAATGGTAATATATTTATTCAGGAAGCCTTTCCGGACCAGGACAATTTCAAAATTCCTGATAATATTACTTCTCATTTCAGGTGGATTGGGCGCCCTGCGGTTTGCAGAAAAAAGCAATGCAGAGCAATTTTTCCATGATACTTCTATTAAATTAT includes:
- a CDS encoding metal-dependent hydrolase, whose protein sequence is MDLFTHALFPYLFGNYFKKKKEEITAFVLGGIAPDFDIFLLLIQYLYPTFFLITHRGIAHSIFFGFFTGVIVLYLASSNAIKKRIQKYIDFKPVFSRRNIVYAFAGIVVHLALDYSTSGGIPLFYPFDTTRYSAELFFYTDLYLTIASLIMVIYLFRKPFRTRTISKFLIILLLISGGLGALRFAEKSNAEQFFHDTSIKLFSTMNPFNWYAQKEESTKIEIYEYNGLKGTSQYNDTFPRLNVISEGDGLDNALQLADELAQLKMFRWRAHSVAVNASYGNGTWSLEYYDPIQRAQMRNIPGIFRRSGARFGSLTINVTGDKAVAR